One window of the Patescibacteria group bacterium genome contains the following:
- the secD gene encoding protein translocase subunit SecD, with product MFKNIFSKLVYRGEKSNRRKYRLTVLAIIIVAVFCFCYVTPNYYDKIIDWLNPKIGQNFPHFIKTPFRLGLDLQGGTHLVYEADVLKIEGETSEQGLALEGVRDVIERRVNAFGVSEPIVQTNHSGDNWRLIVELAGVHNVDQAIKMIGETPILEFKEENHEPSRELTEKESKEMKEFNNKALETAKDIVIKINGGEDFGELAKEFSEDPGSKEQGGELGFAQKGMMVPEFEEAIFGDLEVGKITEEPIKTQFGYHIIKKEEIKGGIQPDGVDNTEVRSAHILIRTKLEADFVPPVDPWKNTGLSGKQLVKSQVEFDPNTNEPEVGLIFDDEGKDLFSEITKRNVGKKVAIFLDGMPLSIPVVNEQIRDGRAVISGGFDIKEAKKLSQRLNAGALPVPITLISQNTVGASLGQASLDKSLKAGIWGFCAIIIFLLIVYRLKGLVAAIALIIYAVFTLSLFKLFGITLTLAGLAGLVLSIGMAVDANVLIFERMKEEKHLGKTGLRLIDDGFSRAWTSIRDGNISTLLTCLILIWFSTSMVKGFAITLIIGILMSMFSAVVVTMFLLKGFTRK from the coding sequence ATGTTTAAAAATATATTTTCAAAATTAGTTTACAGAGGAGAAAAAAGCAACAGAAGAAAATATCGCCTTACAGTATTGGCAATTATTATTGTCGCTGTTTTTTGTTTTTGTTATGTAACGCCGAATTATTATGATAAAATTATTGATTGGCTAAATCCTAAGATAGGTCAGAATTTTCCGCATTTTATTAAAACGCCTTTTCGTTTAGGTCTTGATTTGCAGGGCGGAACGCACTTAGTATATGAAGCTGATGTTTTAAAGATTGAAGGCGAAACAAGCGAACAGGGTTTGGCGTTAGAAGGGGTTAGAGATGTTATTGAAAGAAGAGTTAACGCCTTTGGAGTTTCTGAACCAATAGTGCAAACCAATCATTCAGGCGATAATTGGAGGCTTATTGTTGAGTTAGCTGGCGTGCATAATGTTGATCAAGCAATTAAAATGATTGGGGAAACTCCGATTTTAGAATTTAAAGAAGAAAATCATGAGCCTTCCCGCGAATTAACAGAAAAAGAAAGCAAAGAGATGAAAGAATTTAATAATAAAGCTCTTGAAACAGCAAAAGATATTGTTATAAAAATTAATGGAGGAGAAGACTTTGGAGAGCTGGCTAAAGAATTTTCTGAGGATCCAGGCAGTAAAGAACAAGGCGGGGAGCTGGGGTTTGCCCAAAAAGGAATGATGGTGCCTGAATTTGAAGAAGCCATTTTCGGAGATTTAGAAGTAGGAAAAATAACAGAAGAGCCAATAAAAACTCAATTTGGTTATCATATTATTAAAAAAGAAGAAATAAAAGGCGGTATACAGCCAGACGGGGTTGACAACACGGAAGTTAGGTCAGCTCATATTTTGATTAGAACAAAATTAGAGGCTGATTTTGTGCCTCCTGTTGATCCTTGGAAAAACACAGGTCTTTCAGGAAAACAGCTTGTGAAAAGCCAAGTTGAATTTGATCCTAACACAAATGAGCCAGAAGTAGGACTGATATTTGATGACGAAGGAAAAGATTTATTTTCTGAGATCACAAAAAGAAATGTTGGCAAAAAGGTTGCGATATTTTTAGATGGAATGCCATTAAGTATACCTGTTGTTAATGAACAGATTCGCGACGGCAGAGCTGTTATTTCTGGAGGTTTTGACATTAAAGAAGCGAAAAAATTGTCGCAAAGGTTGAATGCTGGAGCTTTGCCTGTTCCGATCACTTTAATCAGCCAGAATACTGTTGGAGCAAGTTTAGGGCAAGCATCTTTAGACAAAAGTTTAAAAGCTGGCATTTGGGGTTTTTGCGCGATAATAATTTTTTTGTTGATTGTTTACAGGTTAAAAGGATTAGTTGCTGCGATAGCTTTAATTATTTACGCTGTTTTTACTCTGTCTTTATTTAAACTGTTTGGAATTACTTTAACATTAGCGGGATTAGCGGGATTAGTGCTGTCAATTGGAATGGCTGTTGACGCGAACGTTCTAATTTTTGAACGGATGAAAGAGGAAAAACATTTAGGCAAAACAGGGCTAAGACTTATTGATGACGGATTTTCAAGGGCATGGACATCAATTCGCGACGGAAATATCTCAACACTGCTTACATGTTTAATTTTGATTTGGTTTTCCACGAGTATGGTAAAGGGTTTCGCAATTACTTTAATCATCGGCATATTAATGAGTATGTTCAGCGCGGTTGTTGTGACTATGTTTTTATTAAAAGGTTTTACAAGAAAATAA
- the uppP gene encoding undecaprenyl-diphosphatase UppP produces the protein MDYFYAIIFGIIQGATEFIPISSSAHLIIFHKIINLPINNELAFDVFLHLASFLAIIIFFKKDIFQLCKSFFKQDKNRLPYLIILATIPAAVAGYFLENLIDNNFRSLHTIFITLIIGGCLFLIVEKIGKKLYNLDKLNWKNSLIIGFAQALAIIPGVSRSGITITAGMFFNLKRETAVRFSFLLSAPIILGASITQIPQLDISGLPKQDIYILLIAFIFSFLSSFFAIKFFISFVKKYSLKIFAYYRFILALIILLFLIF, from the coding sequence ATGGATTATTTTTACGCTATAATTTTTGGAATTATCCAAGGAGCGACTGAATTTATTCCAATCTCAAGTTCGGCTCATTTAATAATATTCCATAAAATAATAAACTTGCCGATTAATAATGAACTTGCGTTTGATGTTTTTTTGCATCTTGCGTCATTTTTGGCTATTATTATTTTTTTTAAAAAAGATATTTTTCAATTATGCAAATCTTTTTTTAAACAAGATAAAAACAGATTGCCATATTTAATAATTTTAGCGACAATTCCAGCCGCTGTCGCAGGATATTTTTTAGAAAATTTGATAGATAATAATTTTCGTTCTTTGCATACTATTTTTATAACTTTAATAATCGGCGGGTGTTTGTTTCTAATAGTCGAAAAAATAGGAAAGAAATTGTATAATTTAGATAAATTAAATTGGAAAAATTCTTTAATAATTGGTTTTGCGCAAGCATTGGCGATAATTCCGGGAGTTTCACGATCTGGAATTACGATAACAGCTGGAATGTTTTTTAATTTAAAACGTGAAACAGCTGTTCGTTTTTCTTTTTTGCTTTCCGCTCCAATAATTTTAGGCGCTTCAATAACACAAATTCCTCAATTAGATATTAGCGGTTTGCCGAAACAAGATATTTATATATTGTTAATAGCTTTTATTTTTTCATTTTTATCGTCATTTTTCGCCATTAAATTTTTTATTTCTTTTGTAAAAAAATATTCATTAAAAATTTTCGCTTATTACAGATTTATTTTAGCGCTAATAATTTTACTATTTTTAATTTTTTAA
- the rplL gene encoding 50S ribosomal protein L7/L12, whose amino-acid sequence MSEEKKPQESVEKKLADTKVEVPTKFKKIVEEIEKMSVLDLAELVGILEEKFGVSAATPMMAAPVAQSAEAGEAAEEKSAFDVEVTEAGGNKIAVIKAIREITEVGLKDAKDLADAAPKVIKEGVAKADAEGMKKKLEEAGAKVTLK is encoded by the coding sequence ATGAGTGAAGAAAAAAAACCACAAGAATCAGTGGAAAAAAAATTAGCAGATACTAAGGTTGAAGTTCCAACAAAATTTAAAAAAATTGTTGAAGAAATTGAAAAGATGAGTGTTTTAGATTTAGCGGAACTTGTCGGAATTTTAGAAGAAAAATTCGGAGTTTCAGCAGCAACTCCAATGATGGCCGCTCCAGTAGCTCAATCAGCAGAAGCTGGTGAAGCAGCAGAAGAGAAATCAGCTTTTGATGTTGAAGTAACTGAGGCTGGCGGAAATAAAATCGCGGTTATTAAAGCTATTCGCGAGATTACGGAAGTTGGGCTAAAAGACGCGAAAGATTTAGCGGACGCCGCTCCAAAAGTTATAAAAGAAGGAGTTGCGAAAGCTGACGCTGAGGGTATGAAAAAGAAATTAGAAGAAGCCGGAGCAAAAGTAACTTTGAAATAA
- a CDS encoding coenzyme F420-0:L-glutamate ligase yields MNFCPNPNKKLNIKTKYGEFSRFPIKTNLIKPDDNVFDSIKKYALPYIKDNDILFISEKVIAVTQGRSYRISDIKPTRLATFLSRFVYRNPGGIGLAMPETMHLAIQEVGILRILFAAFCAMITKPFKIKGVFYFIAGDGARSIDGPVPYAIPPYNEYASKGPENPQKVIKEIEEKFHIKTAIIDANDLGIRILGASKGISKKMLSKALIDNPLGQCDESTPMGILRRI; encoded by the coding sequence ATGAATTTTTGTCCTAATCCGAACAAAAAATTGAATATTAAAACTAAGTATGGCGAGTTTAGCCGTTTTCCAATTAAAACAAATTTGATAAAACCAGACGATAATGTATTTGATTCTATAAAAAAATACGCCTTGCCTTATATTAAAGATAATGATATACTTTTTATAAGCGAAAAAGTTATTGCTGTCACGCAGGGGCGTTCTTATAGAATTTCAGATATTAAACCAACAAGATTAGCGACTTTTTTAAGCAGATTTGTTTACAGAAATCCCGGAGGAATAGGGTTGGCGATGCCTGAAACAATGCACTTGGCAATACAGGAAGTTGGAATTTTGCGGATTTTATTCGCCGCTTTTTGCGCTATGATAACCAAGCCGTTTAAAATTAAGGGAGTTTTTTATTTTATTGCCGGTGATGGCGCAAGATCTATAGATGGACCTGTTCCTTACGCGATTCCTCCTTATAATGAATACGCTAGCAAAGGTCCTGAAAATCCACAAAAAGTTATCAAAGAAATTGAAGAAAAATTTCACATTAAGACAGCAATTATTGACGCTAATGATTTAGGAATAAGAATTTTAGGAGCAAGCAAGGGAATTTCTAAAAAAATGTTAAGCAAGGCCTTGATTGATAATCCTTTGGGACAGTGCGACGAATCAACTCCAATGGGAATTTTGCGAAGAATATAA
- a CDS encoding integrase core domain-containing protein, with amino-acid sequence MCLDTIIIYWNGLKRYIFTEIDKSGKFAYARMYKTKSTLNSRDFLYRLNYFLDGNIPRVWHDNGTEFKKYFKQACKELKIKQYYSRVRTPKGNPDNERFNQTLETEFIDLGNFTTDATKFNKNFTEWLIEYNFHRPHKSLNYKTPMEYSKVLPMCSSCIFA; translated from the coding sequence ATTTGTTTAGACACAATTATAATTTATTGGAACGGGCTAAAACGATATATTTTTACCGAAATTGACAAATCCGGCAAATTCGCTTACGCAAGAATGTATAAAACAAAAAGCACTTTAAACAGCAGAGACTTTCTTTATCGCTTGAATTATTTTTTAGATGGAAATATTCCAAGAGTCTGGCATGATAACGGGACTGAATTTAAAAAGTATTTTAAACAAGCTTGTAAAGAATTAAAAATTAAGCAATACTATTCAAGAGTGAGAACTCCAAAAGGCAATCCTGACAATGAACGGTTTAATCAAACGTTAGAAACTGAATTTATTGATTTGGGAAATTTTACAACTGATGCAACTAAATTTAACAAAAATTTTACTGAATGGCTTATTGAATATAACTTTCACAGACCGCATAAATCTTTAAATTACAAAACCCCGATGGAATATTCAAAAGTGTTACCTATGTGCTCATCTTGTATATTTGCTTGA
- the secF gene encoding protein translocase subunit SecF: MINIINYRKIYFILSGILVTVSIFAFGFWGLNLGIDFTGGSLLEIEYVDDRPRISAIQEKLASLELGDVVVQPIGDKSMLLRFKSVSEEEHQNILNRLRENNKSEEKNKDLADVEEIEKEEIIESIETGGGSNKIIEKRFDSIGPVIGQELKKKTIYAIMIALVVIILYIAWAFRKVSNPISSWKYGVIAIVALFHDIIIVVGIFVFLGKFCSIEINTPFVAALLTILGYSVNDTIVIFDRVRENLKNYDYNFENTINKSVNQNLLRSFYTSLTTLLVLFSLLFFGGDTIKSFVLVLIAGIISGTYSSIFLASPLLAVWEKINKK; encoded by the coding sequence ATGATAAATATTATAAATTATAGAAAAATATATTTTATTCTTTCAGGTATTTTAGTTACCGTAAGTATTTTTGCTTTTGGATTTTGGGGATTGAATCTTGGAATTGATTTTACTGGCGGGAGTTTATTGGAAATTGAATATGTTGATGACAGGCCTCGAATAAGCGCAATTCAAGAAAAATTGGCCAGTTTAGAATTAGGAGATGTTGTTGTCCAGCCAATTGGAGATAAATCTATGTTGTTGCGTTTTAAGTCAGTGAGCGAGGAAGAGCATCAAAATATTTTAAACAGATTGAGAGAAAATAATAAATCAGAAGAAAAAAATAAAGACTTGGCTGATGTTGAAGAAATAGAAAAAGAAGAAATAATAGAATCTATTGAAACAGGTGGGGGAAGTAATAAAATAATTGAAAAACGCTTTGATTCAATTGGTCCTGTTATCGGGCAGGAGTTAAAGAAAAAAACAATTTACGCTATTATGATCGCGCTTGTTGTTATTATTCTTTATATTGCGTGGGCTTTTAGAAAAGTTTCTAATCCTATATCTTCATGGAAATATGGAGTAATAGCTATTGTTGCTCTTTTTCATGATATTATTATCGTAGTCGGCATTTTTGTTTTTTTAGGAAAATTTTGTTCAATAGAAATTAACACTCCTTTTGTCGCGGCATTGCTTACGATTTTAGGATATTCAGTAAATGATACAATTGTTATTTTTGATAGAGTCAGGGAAAATTTAAAAAATTATGATTATAATTTTGAAAATACAATTAACAAAAGCGTAAATCAAAATTTATTAAGATCTTTTTATACATCTCTTACTACACTGTTAGTTCTTTTCTCTTTGTTATTTTTTGGAGGAGACACGATAAAAAGTTTTGTGCTGGTATTAATAGCGGGCATTATTTCTGGAACATATTCTTCAATCTTTTTGGCAAGCCCGTTGTTGGCTGTTTGGGAAAAAATAAATAAAAAATAA
- a CDS encoding efflux RND transporter periplasmic adaptor subunit, giving the protein MKFFFGRHKKFIIFIIILLIGGAVGAKYFLVDEKINYVTSKVKKGDIINTVSVTGSIVSDIITDLHFEINGKLEKINFNVGDSVNNGDIIAELSANDEKIQVQEAEASLNAAQANLNLKRAGATLEDIRVAETNVASAEVALKIAKTNLTNTEASGAEDIRKAELDLQNSELSLLSSQIDMDNSEISLSNIVEQNQQSVDSAYEALKVTMEKNLLKIYDYLIDMDEILGVDDEDVNDSFESSLGILKSTSLERAQTAYRIAKNNYIVVDEEFIGLEENSSSEKIKSVADDIDSALRLIDTALLKTRVLLNNSVVSSNLTSTMLSAFKSTIDTGRTGINTEASNLQTKKQALNSAEISQKYNIDTAQAVYDIAKSNYEKAQKSKEISEHNLSTTKIDVENFINSAELEIELKTKALETAKASYNFKKAPPRKVDVASLEAQVVQAQAALSLAKKNLEKTKLKAPSNGIIININGELGENISISTNFAVMISQQLIIEADVSETDISKIKISQPVNITFDAFGDDKKFLGDLFFIDPAETRIQDVIYYKIKIALNDRHGKSIRSGMTANIDILAESRKDALFIPQRTIIEKDGNKIVKILKNGDVRETRVATGIRGDGGVIEIISGLMEGQDVVVSIKK; this is encoded by the coding sequence ATGAAATTTTTTTTTGGCAGGCATAAAAAATTTATTATTTTTATCATTATTCTTTTAATTGGAGGAGCGGTTGGCGCTAAGTATTTTTTAGTTGATGAGAAAATAAATTACGTTACCTCGAAAGTTAAAAAAGGAGATATAATCAATACAGTTTCTGTCACGGGATCAATAGTATCAGACATAATTACAGATCTTCATTTTGAAATAAACGGAAAATTAGAAAAAATTAATTTTAATGTCGGCGATAGCGTGAATAATGGAGATATTATAGCTGAGTTATCAGCTAATGATGAAAAAATACAGGTTCAAGAGGCAGAAGCGTCATTAAACGCGGCTCAAGCGAATTTGAATTTGAAAAGAGCGGGAGCTACATTGGAAGACATAAGAGTGGCTGAAACTAACGTAGCTTCAGCGGAGGTAGCTTTAAAAATTGCTAAAACAAATTTAACAAATACAGAGGCTTCTGGGGCAGAGGACATAAGAAAAGCAGAGTTGGATTTGCAAAATTCAGAACTTTCTTTGCTGTCATCTCAAATAGATATGGATAATAGTGAGATTAGTTTGTCAAATATTGTTGAACAGAATCAACAATCAGTTGATAGCGCGTACGAAGCATTAAAGGTTACTATGGAAAAAAATTTATTGAAAATTTATGATTACTTGATTGACATGGATGAAATTCTTGGCGTGGATGACGAAGACGTAAATGACAGCTTTGAATCGTCTTTGGGTATTTTAAAAAGCACAAGTCTTGAACGCGCGCAAACAGCTTATAGAATCGCAAAAAATAATTATATTGTTGTTGATGAGGAATTTATTGGATTAGAAGAAAATAGTTCTTCTGAAAAAATAAAATCGGTCGCTGATGATATTGACTCAGCTTTGCGTTTAATTGATACTGCTTTGTTGAAAACAAGAGTTTTGTTGAATAATTCTGTTGTATCATCTAATTTAACATCAACAATGTTAAGCGCTTTTAAATCAACCATTGACACTGGCAGGACAGGAATTAACACAGAAGCGAGTAATTTACAGACAAAAAAACAGGCATTAAATTCAGCTGAAATTTCTCAGAAATATAATATTGACACAGCGCAAGCCGTTTATGATATAGCAAAAAGTAATTATGAGAAAGCGCAAAAATCAAAAGAAATATCTGAACATAATTTAAGCACAACAAAGATAGATGTTGAAAATTTTATTAATAGCGCGGAATTAGAAATAGAATTAAAAACAAAAGCTTTAGAAACAGCAAAAGCTTCTTATAACTTTAAAAAGGCGCCTCCAAGAAAGGTTGATGTTGCCAGTTTAGAAGCTCAAGTTGTTCAAGCTCAAGCAGCGTTAAGTCTTGCAAAAAAGAATTTAGAAAAAACTAAATTAAAAGCTCCAAGCAACGGCATAATAATTAATATTAACGGAGAGTTAGGTGAAAACATCTCCATTTCAACTAATTTCGCTGTTATGATTTCGCAACAGCTTATTATTGAAGCAGATGTATCAGAAACTGACATTAGCAAAATTAAAATCAGCCAGCCTGTTAATATAACTTTTGACGCTTTTGGAGATGATAAAAAGTTTTTAGGCGATCTATTTTTTATTGATCCTGCTGAAACAAGAATTCAAGATGTGATATATTATAAAATAAAAATCGCTTTAAATGATAGACACGGCAAATCAATTCGTTCAGGTATGACAGCTAATATTGACATTTTAGCTGAAAGCAGAAAAGACGCGCTGTTTATTCCTCAAAGAACGATTATAGAAAAAGATGGCAACAAAATTGTTAAAATTTTAAAAAATGGAGATGTAAGGGAAACAAGAGTCGCGACGGGCATTAGGGGAGACGGCGGTGTAATAGAAATAATTTCAGGTTTGATGGAAGGGCAGGATGTAGTTGTTTCAATTAAAAAGTAA
- a CDS encoding ABC transporter ATP-binding protein produces the protein MSIPVINVKDLKKEYRNEEIITKVLRGVSFFINKGEFVAIMGPSGSGKSTLMHILGFLDKPTSGKYEFAGKNVVDLEDNELAKLRNKKAGFVFQSFNLLPRTTVIENVKLPLIYSNDTKNLNEKAKKVLEIVGLGHRLYYFSNQLSGGEKQRVAIARALVNDPEIIFADEPTGNLDSKSGVQIMRILQELNNQGKTIILVTHETYTSEHARRIIYLVDGKIVSDQNVEHRRFAKDGEVLK, from the coding sequence ATGTCAATTCCAGTCATAAATGTTAAAGATTTAAAAAAAGAATACCGCAATGAAGAAATAATAACAAAAGTTTTGCGCGGTGTTTCTTTTTTTATTAACAAAGGAGAATTTGTGGCGATTATGGGGCCTTCAGGAAGCGGAAAATCCACTTTAATGCATATTTTAGGATTTTTAGACAAGCCAACATCAGGCAAATATGAATTTGCTGGCAAAAACGTTGTTGATTTAGAAGATAATGAATTGGCGAAATTGCGTAATAAAAAAGCAGGTTTTGTTTTTCAATCTTTTAATCTTTTGCCAAGGACAACTGTTATAGAAAATGTAAAATTGCCTCTTATTTACAGCAATGACACGAAAAATTTAAATGAAAAAGCAAAAAAAGTTTTAGAAATAGTCGGCTTGGGACATCGCTTGTATTATTTTTCAAACCAATTGTCAGGAGGAGAAAAACAAAGGGTCGCTATCGCGCGCGCTTTGGTTAACGACCCTGAAATTATTTTTGCTGACGAGCCAACAGGCAATTTGGATTCTAAGTCAGGCGTGCAAATTATGAGAATTTTACAAGAGCTGAATAATCAAGGGAAAACAATAATTCTGGTTACTCACGAAACTTACACTTCTGAACACGCAAGAAGAATAATTTATCTTGTTGACGGGAAAATTGTTTCTGACCAAAATGTGGAGCACAGAAGATTTGCGAAAGACGGCGAAGTATTAAAATAG
- a CDS encoding sigma-70 family RNA polymerase sigma factor: MFKKTKVKTNSKVKNKKVKTVKLVKKVKAKPTVKIVKKENQTKKIKHIVKKSKILKKKIVKTAVKKQKVKKVMPKIEIVKPAQEKLDELFHKVKNRGFITEKEIFYIFPYMEHYIDFVEDFLEKIEIAGIKIVDNLGGILRKEDERNKIFAEIRTSNNDKKFDLGIISADSIQMYLREIGKVPLLSQEEEIELAKKKEKGDTAAEMKILQANLRLVVSIAKKFTGRKLSLLDLIQEGNIGLFRAVQKFEYRKGYKFSTYATWWIRQAITRSLADQSRTIRIPVHMVETINRFKQAQRQLIQTLGREPLPEEIAAEMGEDLEKVQHIIKISQDTISLETSVGDDDDDSTLENFIEDVKTIAPDRAAGLQLLKKYVIDVIKELSPREKKILEMRFGLTDGVTHTLEEVGQEFGVTRERIRQIEAKSLKKMGEIEGVEKLKDYI; encoded by the coding sequence ATGTTTAAAAAAACAAAAGTTAAAACAAATTCAAAAGTTAAAAATAAAAAAGTTAAAACTGTTAAACTTGTTAAAAAAGTTAAAGCTAAACCAACAGTTAAAATTGTTAAGAAAGAGAATCAGACAAAAAAAATAAAACATATTGTTAAAAAAAGCAAAATCCTTAAGAAAAAAATTGTTAAAACAGCTGTTAAAAAACAGAAAGTAAAAAAAGTAATGCCAAAGATTGAAATAGTAAAGCCAGCGCAAGAAAAACTTGACGAATTATTTCACAAAGTTAAAAATAGAGGTTTTATTACTGAAAAGGAAATATTTTATATTTTTCCTTATATGGAGCATTATATTGATTTTGTGGAGGATTTTTTGGAAAAAATTGAAATTGCCGGCATAAAAATTGTTGATAATTTAGGGGGTATATTGCGAAAGGAGGATGAAAGAAATAAAATTTTTGCGGAAATTAGAACAAGCAATAATGATAAAAAATTTGATTTAGGAATAATTTCTGCTGATTCTATTCAGATGTATTTGCGCGAAATAGGGAAAGTTCCTCTTTTAAGCCAAGAAGAAGAAATTGAACTGGCAAAAAAGAAAGAAAAAGGCGATACAGCGGCTGAAATGAAGATTTTGCAAGCGAATTTAAGGCTGGTTGTTTCCATTGCCAAAAAATTTACTGGCAGAAAGTTATCATTATTGGATTTGATTCAAGAAGGAAATATAGGGCTTTTTAGGGCAGTGCAAAAATTTGAATATAGAAAAGGATATAAATTTTCAACATACGCCACATGGTGGATCCGCCAGGCAATTACACGTTCTTTAGCGGATCAATCAAGAACAATAAGAATTCCAGTGCATATGGTTGAGACTATAAATCGTTTTAAGCAAGCGCAAAGGCAATTAATTCAAACGCTTGGAAGGGAGCCATTACCTGAAGAGATCGCGGCTGAAATGGGAGAGGATTTAGAAAAAGTGCAGCATATTATAAAAATTTCACAGGATACGATTTCCTTGGAAACATCAGTAGGCGATGATGATGATGACAGCACTTTAGAAAATTTTATTGAAGATGTGAAAACAATCGCTCCTGACAGAGCGGCAGGCTTGCAATTATTGAAAAAGTATGTAATAGATGTTATAAAAGAGCTATCTCCAAGGGAGAAAAAAATATTAGAAATGCGTTTTGGCTTGACTGACGGAGTTACTCATACATTAGAAGAGGTCGGGCAGGAATTTGGCGTAACAAGAGAGCGAATCAGGCAAATTGAAGCAAAATCATTAAAAAAAATGGGCGAGATAGAAGGAGTTGAAAAGTTAAAAGATTATATATAA
- the rplJ gene encoding 50S ribosomal protein L10: MPKNKDQKKQILDLIIDKLKISKAAVFVGFNGLSVNDSEQLRNLCRKNDLEYLVAKKTLLSIALDKLNLKTDEKEIFSNEVAIIFSYCDEITGAKIVSKFAKDNEAVIIKGGIFENEIVNLSMIKKIANIPGRQELYAKLVGSLNAPVSGFVNVLKGNLRGFVQVLNAIKEKK, from the coding sequence ATGCCTAAAAATAAAGATCAAAAAAAACAAATTTTAGATTTAATAATTGATAAGCTTAAAATATCAAAAGCAGCGGTTTTTGTTGGTTTTAACGGCTTAAGCGTTAATGATTCCGAACAATTAAGAAATTTATGCAGAAAAAATGATTTAGAATATTTGGTCGCGAAAAAAACTTTGCTGAGTATAGCTTTAGATAAATTAAATTTAAAAACAGATGAAAAAGAAATTTTTTCAAATGAAGTGGCGATAATTTTTTCTTATTGTGATGAAATTACTGGAGCTAAAATAGTCAGTAAATTTGCGAAAGATAATGAGGCGGTAATTATCAAGGGTGGGATTTTTGAAAACGAAATTGTAAATTTATCAATGATAAAAAAGATAGCCAATATTCCTGGAAGACAAGAATTATACGCTAAATTGGTTGGAAGCTTAAACGCGCCTGTGAGCGGTTTTGTAAATGTTTTAAAAGGAAATTTAAGAGGATTTGTTCAAGTTTTAAATGCGATTAAAGAAAAAAAATAA